A part of Aegilops tauschii subsp. strangulata cultivar AL8/78 chromosome 2, Aet v6.0, whole genome shotgun sequence genomic DNA contains:
- the LOC109769893 gene encoding probable alpha-glucosidase Os06g0675700: MAIGLPSTDHFVLLTILICLLVHHCSAVYDVESTAESGKLMSAQLKLVGGSADFGPDVKSLTLTASLETDSRLRVRITDADHRRWEVPQDVIPRPAPGPQPKDVLLDSPGNPSMPSNSTMSSASSDLTFTIHASPFRFTVSRRSTGDTLFDTSANLVFKDRYLEVTSTLPVDRASLYGLGEQKKETFRLQHNDTFTLWNGDVTRSDQPDLNLYGSHPFYMDVRSGGAAHGVLLLNSNGMDILYGGSYVTYKVIGGVLDFYFFAGPSPLDVVDQYTQLIGRPAPMPYWSFGFHQSRYGYKNVADLDGVVAGYAKARIPMEAIWSDIDYMDGYQDFTLDPVNYPSKQLRPFVDRLHNNGQKYVVTVHPAIKRQAAAHEDLFLKRNGANLVGEAWPGEVYFLDFISPRSTEYWARKISEFRRTIPVDGLWCDINEPSNFKQWQPLNPLDDPPYRINNSGFHLPINYRTVPVSTLHYNGVSEYDAHNLFGLLQAKATHAGLLRDTARRPFVLSRSTFVGSGRYAAHWTGNNVARWDELAHSINTILNFGLFGIPMMGADICGFNGNTTQELCSRWIQLGAFYPFARAHAEKTTLRRELYVWEATARSARKALGMRYRLLPYMFTLMYEAHTTGAPIARPLFFSYPQDADTYGVDRQFLLGRGVLVSPVLEPGATTVDAYFPAGRWFSLYDYSLAYTMKVGKRVTLPAPADLANAHLAGGNILLLQHAELTTSAARQSEFHLLVALAENGTASGELFLDDGEPPEMGAVGGNWTLVRFSCDREESKGMVTTKVSSHVVQNSYAPSRAQVIGKVVFMGLQSAPKSFTIYVNNVELKAARTKSRTSGVFSVSGLSLAIGQKFEIKLVMSH, from the exons ATGGCGATTGGCTTGCCATCCACTGATCATTTCGTGCTCCTCACCATCCTCATCTGCCTCCTCGTCCATCATTGCAGTGCAGTCTATGACGTCGAGTCAACCGCTGAGTCGGGGAAGCTGATGTCGGCCCAGCTAAAGCTCGTCGGCGGGTCGGCAGATTTTGGGCCTGATGTGAAGAGTCTCACCCTAACCGCAAG TCTTGAGACAGACAGCCGGCTACGCGTGCGCATCACCGATGCTGACCATCGGCGATGGGAAGTCCCCCAAGACGTCATCCCACGCCCGGCGCCAGGGCCGCAGCCAAAGGACGTCTTGCTCGACTCACCAGGCAATCCCTCCATGCCGAGCAATAGCACCATGTCGAGTGCGTCTTCGGACCTGACCTTCACCATCCACGCCAGCCCGTTCCGCTTCACGGTCTCCCGTCGCTCCACCGGCGACACCCTCTTTGACACTTCTGCCAACCTTGTCTTCAAGGACCG GTACTTGGAGGTGACATCGACGCTGCCGGTTGACCGGGCATCCCTGTACGGGCTGGGGGAGCAGAAAAAAGAAACGTTCCGGCTACAACACAATGACACTTTCACGCTGTGGAACGGGGACGTGACGCGGTCCGACCAACCGGACCTCAACCTCTACGGCTCGCACCCGTTTTACATGGACGTGCGCTCCGGCGGTGCCGCGCATGGGGTGCTCCTCTTGAACAGCAATGGGATGGACATATTGTACGGCGGATCCTACGTCACCTACAAGGTGATCGGCGGCGTGCTAGACTTCTACTTCTTCGCCGGTCCCTCCCCGCTAGACGTCGTGGACCAGTACACACAGCTCATCGGCCGCCCTGCCCCCATGCCCTACTGGTCATTCG GGTTCCACCAGTCCAGGTATGGCTACAAGAACGTGGCTGATCTGGATGGTGTGGTCGCCGGCTACGCCAAGGCCAGGATCCCAATGGAGGCGATCTGGTCGGACATCGACTACATGGACGGTTACCAGGACTTCACGCTGGATCCGGTGAACTACCCGTCCAAGCAGCTCCGGCCGTTCGTGGACCGGCTCCACAACAACGGCCAGAAATACGTGGTCACCGTGCACCCGGCTATCAAACGGCAAGCAGCAGCTCACGAGGACTTGTTCCTCAAGCGAAACGGCGCCAACCTGGTAGGCGAGGCGTGGCCAGGCGAGGTCTACTTCCTGGACTTCATAAGCCCGCGTAGCACCGAGTACTGGGCACGAAAGATCTCTGAGTTTCGGCGGACCATCCCTGTGGATGGGCTCTGGTGCGACATTAACGAGCCCTCCAACTTCAAGCAGTGGCAGCCTCTCAATCCGTTGGACGACCCGCCCTACCGCATCAACAACTCCGGCTTTCACCTTCCCATCAACTACAGGACCGTGCCGGTCTCAACGCTGCACTACAACGGCGTGTCCGAGTATGACGCGCACAATCTCTTCGGCCTCCTCCAGGCGAAGGCCACGCACGCCGGGCTGCTCAGGGACACCGCACGCCGCCCCTTCGTGCTCAGCCGCTCTACCTTTGTCGGTTCCGGCCGTTACGCCGCGCACTGGACCGGCAACAATGTCGCGCGGTGGGACGAGCTTGCGCACTCCATCAACACCATCCTCAACTTTGGCCTCTTCGGCATCCCCATGATGGGCGCCGACATCTGCGGCTTCAACGGCAACACGACCCAGGAGCTCTGCAGCCGCTGGATTCAGCTTGGTGCATTCTACCCGTTCGCCAGGGCCCACGCAGAGAAGACAACGCTCCGGCGAGAGCTCTATGTGTGGGAGGCGACGGCACGGTCGGCGAGGAAAGCGTTGGGTATGCGGTACCGACTGCTCCCCTACATGTTCACGCTAATGTATGAGGCGCACACGACGGGTGCGCCCATCGCGCGGCCACTCTTCTTCTCCTACCCGCAGGATGCCGACACCTATGGCGTGGACAGGCAGTTCCTTCTAGGCCGCGGCGTGCTTGTCTCTCCGGTGCTAGAGCCCGGCGCCACCACGGTGGACGCCTATTTCCCGGCCGGCCGGTGGTTCAGTCTTTACGACTACTCCCTCGCCTACACCATGAAGGTCGGCAAGCGCGTGACCCTCCCGGCGCCAGCGGACTTGGCAAACGCGCACCTGGCCGGCGGCAACATCCTACTACTGCAGCATGCGGAGCTGACCACGTCCGCCGCACGCCAAAGCGAGTTCCACCTCCTTGTGGCACTCGCGGAGAATGGGACGGCCAGTGGGGAGCTGTTCTTGGATGACGGCGAGCCGCCGGAGATGGGTGCTGTGGGAGGCAATTGGACCCTGGTGAGATTCAGCTGCGACAGGGAGGAGAGCAAGGGCATGGTCACGACCAAGGTGAGTTCGCATGTGGTTCAGAACTCATACGCGCCGAGTCGGGCGCAGGTCATCGGCAAGGTGGTCTTCATGGGGCTGCAGTCCGCACCAAAGAGCTTCACTATCTATGTAAACAACGTTGAGCTCAAGGCAGCCCGCACCAAGTCCCGGACGAGTGGAGTGTTCAGCGTCAGTGGCCTCTCGCTGGCAATCGGACAGAAGTTTGAGATAAAGCTCGTCATGTCCCATTGA
- the LOC141041371 gene encoding uncharacterized protein, whose product MDSWLQGQAPCVVTPEIFRLSRRKNRSVRQALMGNRWVADLSGRITTELLPSFVSFWGRISEMDISEAGDDVFTWKLEASGIYSASSAYRLQFMGSTSSPIMKSVWRAWAPSKIKLFSWLLSIKGLLTADRLMARAWPNSYFCPLCWRSLETADHLFRECLWSLQLWEVAAGRFGIASFLPSSWRPFRTTEDWLEDLSSGSSSPRRARSIALLIVWSIWLERNGRIFKEVERPIGMVFEWITDELATWVQAGGRHLMPRE is encoded by the coding sequence ATGGACAGTTGGCTACAGGGCCAGGCACCCTGCGTCGTCACGCCGGAGATCTTTCGCCTCTCCAGGCGAAAGAACCGCTCAGTGCGCCAGGCGCTGATGGGGAACCGATGGGTGGCTGACCTGTCCGGTAGAATCACGACCGAGCTGCTTCCTTCTTTCGTTTCGTTCTGGGGACGGATCAGCGAGATGGACATCTCTGAAGCCGGTGATGATGTGTTCACCTGGAAGCTCGAGGCCTCAGGCATCTACTCGGCGTCGTCGGCATATCGGCTGCAGTTTATGGGGTCGACCTCGTCGCCTATCATGAAATCGGTGTGGCGCGCCTGGGCGCCGTCAAAGATCAAGCTCTTCTCATGGCTCCTGTCCATCAAAGGGCTGCTCACGGCAGACCGACTCATGGCCAGGGCGTGGCCAAACTCATACTTCTGTCCACTTTGCTGGCGTAGCCTGGAAACGGCGGATCACCTGTTCAGGGAGTGTCTGTGGTCGTTGCAACTGTGGGAGGTGGCGGCTGGCCGTTTCGGCATCGCCTCTTTTCTTCCAAGTTCCTGGAGGCCTTTCCGGACAACGGAGGATTGGCTTGAAGACCTTAGCTCCGGCTCCTCTAGCCCTAGGCGAGCTCGATCGATCGCACTTCTCATCGTCTGGTCGATTTGGCTAGAGAGGAACGGCCGCATCTTCAAGGAAGTCGAGCGGCCGATAGGGATGGTGTTCGAGTGGATTACGGATGAACTAGCAACCTGGGTTCAGGCAGGGGGACGACACCTGATGCCGCGAGAGTAG